The sequence below is a genomic window from Uranotaenia lowii strain MFRU-FL chromosome 2, ASM2978415v1, whole genome shotgun sequence.
TCGAATTGTAAACAAACACGATAAGTGAATTGCGAAACGCAAAAATAGTTTTCTTAAGCccagtccacactaggagacggtctcagcgtctcccattttcttcgggagacactgagaccgtcccaggtttccaacaacaacaacagacaacaaagttcgtttcataacaaaaatcgcagttcatgttgcctagtgtggactaagCTTTAAGTAAAATTGTATCGCCAAACGTTTGTGCTAATCAACAGTACACCTTTGTGCATTAGTACGGCAGTGAGCAGAAGTGAAATTTACAACATCCCAGCTAAGGCTAAAGTGCTAACCTAATAGTACGGTGGTGCGCAAGTTTGTTGAACGGCAAAAGAATCCAGCGAAGATGAGAAATATTTAGAGAACTTATTGAAGCGCGTTCTAAAAGTACAATTTGAAAGTTGAGGTGAAAAACGGAGGCACAAAGCTGAAAAGTTCAGGCAAAAGGTTACGAATTGAAAGGCCACTAAACGTAAGTAAGGAAAACTACAATTTCATTATGATTTGTTAATCGAATTGTACCCGTAGGAATTTAAAACTCGCCCATCTTCGAACGAATAAAGGAGTGCTGCAAATTCGGGAATTACAAGACAAATTTTCTTTAGGGTTGTATGCCTCCAccaatagattttttgaaaaatgaatgaagtaGGGATATTATATAGAATAAAAGCTATCAAATGGCacaattttctccattttgaaaaaaaaatggcatattaGATCGTTTATCAAATATGGGCAGTGCTCCAAGAAGGCACCCTGAACTATCTGCgattaagctgaaattttgcatagttttttttgtggCAATAAACAAATGGCATGGTTCCTATATAACGATTTTCAATATATGTTGCCAGTCTaatgtataaaaataaacaagtcaaaaaaataagtttttgtatAAACCCATACCTGGAACTCGTCCGATTTAATTCCATGTtagttcagatttttaaatcgaTCCCAACACCTGCTAAACGTGTAATTAATCATTACTACTTTTACATGTTCAGTATATTCCAAATACTTACTCAGAACTGCTGTTTACATTGGGCAAGGGAGCCATGGGTTGCAGAGCAGAAGCGCCATTCAAACGACCGTTCGCCACTGAACCGTTAATTTCACTGGATCGAAATCCGGTATGACTGGAATGATCCTCTTCAGCAGTATATGGAAAGTTGTAAGGATTTTTATCGGATCCTTCAGACATTCTATCGGAGTCAACGCTTTGCTGCTGTTTATGCCGTTGATAGTCGTTCTTAAGAAGCGATTGTACACTGGACTGAAAAGAATTAGCGGGATGGTTGTCGTTTCGCGGACTGTATAGTTCAGAAGCTATTCGTTCTTTAGACATATACGGTGAATCAGACTTGTATCCCAATGTTCGAGATCGATCATAGATACTGTCTTTCAAAACGCCGATATTTTCGTGTTGATAGGAGCGCATATGATTAATGATTTGCGTAGATCCTGAAAGATGATTCCTTCCTACGGGGGACATATAAGGTAATGTCATGTGGTCTCCATGGGTATCATAGTCTCTGTATTGTTCTGAATATGTATCACAGTCACGATTGCTGTACTTATCGCTTCGCAAATCTTGGTTGGAATAATTAAAactttcttgaatattttctaaaatggATGGTGGCATGTTCATTCTGTTTTGATGTAAGTATGAAGTATCTGTTAGATCTGGACTAGGTAAAATATTGGAAACAAGAGGTCCATGCGAATGAATTTCGTTGTCGGATCCAGTGTCTTGGGACCACCTTCCTGCTAGAAGTATGTAAACAACATAAGTGTGCTGTTTtatcttgaattaaaaaaaaaccattaccgTTGGAAACAGGCAAATATGAATCTGGAACTTGACTTGACCATCGCGGCCCATTGACGTTGGGGAACAGCTAAATATAATAACACGTTGTATTAGAAAATATATTCCCCTTGTTAAGTCATTACaattataacttttatttttaaacatgattAAAAACTCAAGTGTGAAACAATGGTAAAAACTATGtataaaacttgttaaaatattgtttctcaCCTGTGGACTTTGCACTACATGCAATTCGGGTGGCGTTGTAGCTACATGCTCTGTAATGTTAGGTAAATATGATGTTGAAGAAACCCCAACACTGCGATGTGTGCTGCTATTTCGACCAACACGCGATTCTTCATCATCGCTGGAATGGCTTGAAGCTAATTCTAGGCTGCGTCCGTCAGTTTCActttcagattctgattcctGCCGTCGCCGTCTATTTTTCTTGTATTGCGGAGGTACATCAGTATTTTCTTTAGCTTTCCTTGTACTTGTTCCAGTGTAACCATGCATAAAGGATGGAGCTCCATCTGAATTGTAGTTAGAAGTAGATGTTGATGTTTGTTGGAATCGACCATCACTtctgtaggaaaaaaaaaataaaaatacataattaaaaaaataacacaaattacaTTACAAACCTATAGGGGCTTGAACTAGTTTTAGCGGTGCTTCTAGATGTTGTACTAGAGGTGCTTATTCCAATATTTCTACGAGCTGTATCAAACTGTCCAGAAAATCCAGGTGTTTTGACTGATTGGCCAATATTTTGGGAGCTGCTGCTTACAGCGAGTGAAGAATCCAGCAATGGTACTTTACGACCCGTACATCGTAAGAACGTTCTATGAAGATTCTCACGAACTCTTTTGTTTATGATACAATAACCGATAACTGAGAATATTGCATGTATTATGACGAAAACCGAAAGCAAGACCTTCAAAACTTGAGAGTTTTCGGAAGCAGATAATACCGACAATACCCACATGATTCCCATTAATGGCAACGATACCACTGAAAGCCACAATAAAGTTCTCAAATTTCCGAAGCCTAACACATGATCTTTTATTGTGAAAGCTGCCTTCACGGACAGGAACAGAATAATCAAATTTACTGATGACATTACTACAATTGGTCCAACCAACCACCAGATAACTGATTCATAAACGGATAGCCAACAGCTGAAAAAGACGAACAGGAACACTAAGTTAGAATATGTATTAATTATAAGTACCTAGTTTATCTTTCTGATTATAAGAAACACAAACGAAGATAAACTACTAAAATGTACTTGAAGGTTGCACAATTTTCGACTGCGAAATATATACTTACAAGACATTATTTCCATATTCATGTACGCGCACCCCTACCGAAAGTCCAACTAACAAAGCTGGTGCGCCATACCCTAGTGTATAATAAAATCCCATAGGTCCATGATTGATGTCGCGCATCTCAGTGAGCATCCGATATAAATGTACGCAGTCCACAGTAGTCCAAGCAAATGCTGCTAACCACGTATAATGCAAAACGATGGCAACAAATTTGCAAGAGAactgaaaaattgtgtttgtgAGTTATCGTTTCTGTTCAATTTAATATACCTATTTTTTACCTCGTCATCCACCAAATCTCGATGGGCCTTGATTCCAATGAAAAACAGTAGCTCagcaataaaaatgcaaaacagaAGATTTTGATGAATTGTATTGGAATTGGTTTGAAGCCCTCTCAACAGTGCTAGAGACAATATTACAGCGAATAAGACTGGAAGGGACAACACAAATGCTGAATATGATGTGATTTGGACTAAAAGCGATGGTTCGGGTATATCTTCCGGATCGATAACATCCACCAGTACTGCGTATGATGAAATTTGTGTACATGTGCAATTTATTATTACTGTGTCATTTACAGAATATTGATCATAATCAGGTATCTCAGTTTGACAACCCAGCCTAGTCCATAAATTGAGATGGGAGTTCCATCGCACGCATTGAGGATTTGATCGCGACCCAAACGAATATTTAGGTACGTTCAGCCATAATTGCAATTTTATTGGCTGTGATAGATGGGGGCTTCCTAGAGATTTGTATTCGATTTGATTGAAACCTTGCGCAGGCAAACTTCGTTTTTTGATTTTAGTATATGTTTCTTCTTCCAGACCGTAGGTGTCTTCACTACCACTGGGCTGGGATAATACTACCATTTCTGGGGGATTCAATACCTCGAATGGATTCTCATCGATGCTCATTATAATTTCTGGGTGCTCATCGAGGTTTTCAAGATTTTCGTGATCACTCATGTCGTGTATAGATATCTTAATTTCGTTCGTTAATTTTTCATTAGGAGGAATATTTCTTACAGAAGTAGAAAACGTATCAATATCCGGCTTGGTAGATTTATCAGCtaaatttttgttatcaaaGCGATCCATATATGTTCTGTCTTCGTTGTTTTTACTGTTAGGTACAAGGATTTCAAGTGAAAGAATGGGACTCACTATCTGCACATCCACTCCCCAACGTCGAGTTATTGTTTCGTCCATATTCGGGGGGGAAATTGAACCAGCTTCCTTGTACTGGGCATAGCAGACTATAGCTCGATAATCGCTGATGGTGTTTGTAACTTCATTTTTATCTGGTTGTATTATCCCGAGTAAATCCAACGGAATTAAAATCTTGGTATGACGGTCGAATTTATTCTTATCTTGTATGTAGTTATTGTATTTAGGAAAAGCTATGATTGGATGTTTCTGCTTCGTTTGATGTTGCAAAAATGAGCTAGTATCCGGTAGAACAACACTCTCCGTAGTATACATATAAGATTTAGACGGTTTGTGATGAGATCCTATCAAAAGTTGGGGTTCATAGCCAAACAATGATTCCGCGGTTACAATGTCTAATCCGAGAACTAAATTACGATGGACAATTTCAAAAGGATTCGTATAGGTATCATGTTGAGATCGGCCTAATAACATCATATATTTACTAAATGCTTCAATGAGATCATTTGGTCCACGCTGGGTTAACTCGGTCACTCGTTTCCATTCCTTTGTGtattttgagtccaatataactccTGCGCTTTCtaccaaatttttaatgtagtGCTTATCTTGACTGTGTGATAAATTCAATCCACTCTGATGAGTCTCGTAGTTGATCAACTCATGCAGCAATCGTTCTGTTATTAGTACATCTGCgccaaaaagtttattttttcgtaCCTGTTGATAATCACTTagatattcaaaatcaaaatcttctTGTTTCCATAAAGAGCTTTTAGAAGCAAGCGGTGTTTCTAAAATTTGCAAGTTTGGCTGTTGATTAGTCTCTATTCTAGTATCGGCGGTACGATCCACTGTTTTACAGGCGTATTGTAAGGTGGCAGCAATTTTTACGGCAATAAACGTATTCAATTCTAATCCCTCGGTTTCAATCTGTGATAGCTGCTTCCTCAGATCTAAGAATGGTTCGGATGTACAATTAAACATATTTGGTTGCTTCCAGCCATCCACTAGGTCACATTTTCGCATACCTTTCCCTCGGGCCGGTAGAGGGCAATTTTCAATGGCTACTTCGCCAAACGCTGTACGAGGCCACCATAAACCTGCTGCAAATGATTTGGGACAAGCATCGTAGACTACTTCACAGCCATTATTTGTTACTTCTGCATATGGATTCGAACAGGTGTCACATCTCCGTCCTATAACGCCTTCGCGGCATTCACATTGGCCAGATGTGTTGCAAGATTTTCCAATCGATCCTATTGAATAGCATTCACAAGGATGGCAAGTCGTGTCATTGGGAAGTTGATAATGATTCTCTCGACAGAAGCAACGTCCCGTTATTTTGTTGCAATCTGGGTGATATCCTTGTTTCAGATCACAGTTACATGGGCCACAACCTCGTTCTCCCCACCAGCCCGCCGGGCAAGGTTGTTGAGTTACAATTTCACAATACTCTCCTGAATGTGCCGTGCTGTTGCATTCACAGTGATATCCTTTCCTAAGCGATACGTCAGCGCGACACTGTGCATTGTCTGAACACGGTTTAGTGGTGCATATTGGTACGCATTCGTTACCAACATATCCATGCATACATTCACAGTGGGCTTCATCCCAACTGGTGACACAATTCGCATGATTAGGGCAATTATCCGGGCATTTAGCGTTTGATGGACAACCATCCATCACATTTTCTCTTATTGTTGGACGATTCAACACAGATTGACTTCCTCCTACTCTGACATCTTGTATGCAACCTTCAAAATAGCCGTATGTACCATACCCGATCAAACCGCCCTCTGACCCTCCAATTACAATGCGTCCAACGTAGAGACCTTGGATTTTCTGATTCATTGGTAAAACGCCTGTCCGTTGTCCATAATCCACCGATAGTGAAACTTCTGTTCCTAACCATTTAATCTCTATGCGATGCCATTTTCCATCCGCCAAATTTGTCCCAGCAAGAAACATCGGTTCATCGTTATAATTGTAATAAAGTATGCCGTTCCTTAGTGATATTATAGCTGAACTATTCTGACCTACTTGAACTTGCATAAGAAACGCATCTTTCTGTCTGGTACGCACGGAAAGAGCCGTAAGCCACGGAAGCTGAATAGGCCTTAGTAGTGGATTGAAACTAAGGATTCCGTCTCCATTGAAACGCCAAGGAAGTGTTACCTCTTCTTGGCAAGCGTTTCCAGTGTAGCCGTCGGGGCAGTCACATTCCCATCCTTCGCCCCAGCCTTCTCTACAAGAGCCACCATTGAAGCAGGGTTCCGATGCGCATGATGACGCTTTTTGAGGACATCCAATAATGGTTCCATTATCTGCGATATAAGCATTTAAATCTATGTATTTGTTGTCTATGTACAGATCCGATATGCAACCGATAAAATCATGTGATTGTATTTGAAAGTGAGTAGGGATCCGTGGGAGTCCACCAATTTGTAGTGGCCCGGTCAAGTCCAGATATCGATGGCATGATTCGGTCAATGAGGCACATTTTCGTTCCAATATCATCGTTGTTTGATTAGCACAGTTCCAACGTGAACCCAAATTAGCCAGAGCTAGTGCGACATCACAGTTATCCATCGACAGAGTCGCAGTACGATTAAAGTAATTAACCTCCACTGTGTGCCAGTTGCCATCAGATATACGCTTATCCTGATCAACACTTACGGATTCTATTTTTTCTCCAAGTGAAAATGAAAACATCACTTTTCCGTCGATGATTTCTAAAGCTATGAAATCGTGCTGTTCGTTATATCGACCATTGTACAGAAGCAATCCATTATCACGCACAGTTGCAAAATTTAACTTTATGTTAAATCTATGTCGTTGCTTCATGCTtgggaatgtcaaaaatgaattcCTTGTGAAGGAGCGAGACATCAACTCGCAGGTACTTGTGTACGATGGGTTATGCGGTGTATTGAGCGAATGCGATAAGCAACTATAACCTTCGCCGCATGTATCTGCTGCACatggtttcaacttttttatctCCACCTCACAATGAACTCCAGTGTACGAGTTTGCACAAACACAGGTGAAACCTCCTTCTCGTCTAATGCAGCTACCACCATTTTGGCAAGGATCTGAATAGCATAGGTCAACTTCCGTGTCACACAAATAATGCTCTTTACTGCCGGTAAATCCTTCTGGACATTTACATGCAAAGGTATTTACAGGGTATATGGGTCGGAACAACACAGTATCACTGTGTATGAATCCAGAGGCATTACCAAATTTCAGTACCGATAAACATTGTTCATAGTTTAAACAAGGTTCTCGAACACAAAGGTTATCATCAAATGGCAATACCTGAACGGTAGCCAAGCGAGCCAAAATAGCACGATTGAGATAAACTCGTTCTTGTAGGTACTGAGGACTGTAATATTCTTCATACGCTACATCTGGACGACGCGCAGAGAAACTTACATTCAGTATTCTTGAATCGATATCGGCATCATCTTGTatagaaaatatataaatattttcttttgggCATGGTATAATTGCAGCTAGTCCATCcaggaaaaagtttaaaagtggTGAAAGGAATGCCTCTTCTGTCATTTCATCCAACCGCACGGTGACTGAATTGAAAAGCATGTCTTCGGTTACGAGTCTTACAATTAACTGCATGATAGCTTTGGCTTCATTTATACCGTCGGTAACGGATACTTCCATAGTAGCAAATTTAGGTACATTAGTATTGAGTTGAGGACTTAATGTTAAGCCTCCGGTAGATACGTTGAGTTTAACCAAGTTTGCATTATTCCCTGATAGAATGCGATATGTCAAATTATCAGATACATCTGCATCGAAGGCTGGTATTCTACCGATAACACCGCTTGGAAAACAGTCTCTAAAGTtgttaaaaataacttgaaaatcgCGCAAAATAGGAGCATTATCATTCACATCAGTTACGAGTATTTCTACATGTACGTCGTTACGCAATGGCGGGCTTGCGGCTCGTATAACAAGTTCAAAACGCTTTTTCGAGGATTCATAATCAAGTTCAGTCATCGTGAGAAGCTGAGCCCTTTCAGAGCCAGGTCTTGTTACCAGTGAAAAGGAATTTGAATCGTCGCCACCAATAATCGAATAATGTACTATTGCATTGACACCTTCGTCTGGATCATGTGCATGAATTTCTCCAACAACCGATCCAACTGGGCTGTTTTCAGGAACATAAAGTGTTAGCTTGTCAGATGAAAACGTAGGAGGTGAATCATTTACATCATCCAACCGAATTTGTACCTCCACCGTACTGCTCAGTGTTGGAGTTCCCTTATCGCTAGCAATTGCCACTAAGTGGTACACTGCAATGCTTTCCCGATCCAATCCTTTATTAGTTCTTATTACACCGGAGGTAGGATCTACAATGAAAGATCCATCTTCTATATCCTTTGCGCTTAGCATGTATTTGATTCGTCCAT
It includes:
- the LOC129741433 gene encoding protocadherin-like wing polarity protein stan isoform X1, translated to MGTHIIQQLRRLPGAVAALAVIHIILLLCRDAACYMVIVTENDEPNKIIFNASVYKLGSERHYKINAHKTANFVHHLLKVDSHTGQIYLKKRLHCDGIYYPNLFTFYVDSTSNRLRSIDYYSLPLRIFIAGINCTDDNIAEGFRKLFEEDDSGYTRRRREASDEDTDIRMYGHYRGDSLQDYFEEYPWLGLRQRSNNNNHSSFSDGDILFGNAGNSEIRHEMIVRKKRNLVESSEQRIHRKINDAKQWISESYASYAIHTTDKWNKICLKQSQFINSIHSFLPKTAIQHCTVKYLDVNDGRFKIETKSGDLVASNDICLSESLWKVVITYTVKCDRFDIIDADHRLKIVYHHQELNDTDIAKRVRRELRNQSPYFEQALYVAAVQEEQVAGIAVITVRARDPEDSPVVYSMVSLLDSRSQSMFKVDPRTGIVTTSTSLDRELMDVHYFRVIATDDSFPPRSGTTTLQVNVLDCNDHTPTFESDEFQASLREGSSVGSTVITIRATDQDIGKNAEIEYTISSIKGDGDGTKEQDEQTFRIDARTGTISSRAALDRETSETYTIIITATDMATPQTERRSASATVYVKILDDNDNYPQFSERTYTVQVSEDQWTNENNIIAHIHATDLDQGNNAAIRYAIIGGNTQSQFSIDSMNGDVSLVKPLDYENVRSYRLVIRAQDGGSPSRSNTTQLLVNVLDANDNAPRFYTSQFQEAVLESVPVGYNIVRVQAYDSDEGANSEISYSIQDRDDSLPLAVDSRTGWIHTTKPLDREDQSRYSFQVIALDGGIPPKSASTSVVVTIQDVNDNDPSFSPKYYEATIAEDQPPGTPVTTVTASDPDEDSRLHYEITAGNTRGRFSITSQNGRGLITIAQPLDYKQERRFALTITATDSGQRTDTAIVNINITDANNFAPVFENAPYSASVFEDAPVGTTVLVVFATDSDVGVNAQIAYFLNDESVNGLGINEPFSVNPQTGAIVTNAPLDRETTSGYLLTVTAKDGGNPSLSDTTDVEISITDVNDNAPQFKVPLYQATISEDALIGTSVVQIAATDIDMGLNGRIKYMLSAKDIEDGSFIVDPTSGVIRTNKGLDRESIAVYHLVAIASDKGTPTLSSTVEVQIRLDDVNDSPPTFSSDKLTLYVPENSPVGSVVGEIHAHDPDEGVNAIVHYSIIGGDDSNSFSLVTRPGSERAQLLTMTELDYESSKKRFELVIRAASPPLRNDVHVEILVTDVNDNAPILRDFQVIFNNFRDCFPSGVIGRIPAFDADVSDNLTYRILSGNNANLVKLNVSTGGLTLSPQLNTNVPKFATMEVSVTDGINEAKAIMQLIVRLVTEDMLFNSVTVRLDEMTEEAFLSPLLNFFLDGLAAIIPCPKENIYIFSIQDDADIDSRILNVSFSARRPDVAYEEYYSPQYLQERVYLNRAILARLATVQVLPFDDNLCVREPCLNYEQCLSVLKFGNASGFIHSDTVLFRPIYPVNTFACKCPEGFTGSKEHYLCDTEVDLCYSDPCQNGGSCIRREGGFTCVCANSYTGVHCEVEIKKLKPCAADTCGEGYSCLSHSLNTPHNPSYTSTCELMSRSFTRNSFLTFPSMKQRHRFNIKLNFATVRDNGLLLYNGRYNEQHDFIALEIIDGKVMFSFSLGEKIESVSVDQDKRISDGNWHTVEVNYFNRTATLSMDNCDVALALANLGSRWNCANQTTMILERKCASLTESCHRYLDLTGPLQIGGLPRIPTHFQIQSHDFIGCISDLYIDNKYIDLNAYIADNGTIIGCPQKASSCASEPCFNGGSCREGWGEGWECDCPDGYTGNACQEEVTLPWRFNGDGILSFNPLLRPIQLPWLTALSVRTRQKDAFLMQVQVGQNSSAIISLRNGILYYNYNDEPMFLAGTNLADGKWHRIEIKWLGTEVSLSVDYGQRTGVLPMNQKIQGLYVGRIVIGGSEGGLIGYGTYGYFEGCIQDVRVGGSQSVLNRPTIRENVMDGCPSNAKCPDNCPNHANCVTSWDEAHCECMHGYVGNECVPICTTKPCSDNAQCRADVSLRKGYHCECNSTAHSGEYCEIVTQQPCPAGWWGERGCGPCNCDLKQGYHPDCNKITGRCFCRENHYQLPNDTTCHPCECYSIGSIGKSCNTSGQCECREGVIGRRCDTCSNPYAEVTNNGCEVVYDACPKSFAAGLWWPRTAFGEVAIENCPLPARGKGMRKCDLVDGWKQPNMFNCTSEPFLDLRKQLSQIETEGLELNTFIAVKIAATLQYACKTVDRTADTRIETNQQPNLQILETPLASKSSLWKQEDFDFEYLSDYQQVRKNKLFGADVLITERLLHELINYETHQSGLNLSHSQDKHYIKNLVESAGVILDSKYTKEWKRVTELTQRGPNDLIEAFSKYMMLLGRSQHDTYTNPFEIVHRNLVLGLDIVTAESLFGYEPQLLIGSHHKPSKSYMYTTESVVLPDTSSFLQHQTKQKHPIIAFPKYNNYIQDKNKFDRHTKILIPLDLLGIIQPDKNEVTNTISDYRAIVCYAQYKEAGSISPPNMDETITRRWGVDVQIVSPILSLEILVPNSKNNEDRTYMDRFDNKNLADKSTKPDIDTFSTSVRNIPPNEKLTNEIKISIHDMSDHENLENLDEHPEIIMSIDENPFEVLNPPEMVVLSQPSGSEDTYGLEEETYTKIKKRSLPAQGFNQIEYKSLGSPHLSQPIKLQLWLNVPKYSFGSRSNPQCVRWNSHLNLWTRLGCQTEIPDYDQYSVNDTVIINCTCTQISSYAVLVDVIDPEDIPEPSLLVQITSYSAFVLSLPVLFAVILSLALLRGLQTNSNTIHQNLLFCIFIAELLFFIGIKAHRDLVDDEFSCKFVAIVLHYTWLAAFAWTTVDCVHLYRMLTEMRDINHGPMGFYYTLGYGAPALLVGLSVGVRVHEYGNNVFCWLSVYESVIWWLVGPIVVMSSVNLIILFLSVKAAFTIKDHVLGFGNLRTLLWLSVVSLPLMGIMWVLSVLSASENSQVLKVLLSVFVIIHAIFSVIGYCIINKRVRENLHRTFLRCTGRKVPLLDSSLAVSSSSQNIGQSVKTPGFSGQFDTARRNIGISTSSTTSRSTAKTSSSPYRSDGRFQQTSTSTSNYNSDGAPSFMHGYTGTSTRKAKENTDVPPQYKKNRRRRQESESESETDGRSLELASSHSSDDEESRVGRNSSTHRSVGVSSTSYLPNITEHVATTPPELHVVQSPQLFPNVNGPRWSSQVPDSYLPVSNAGRWSQDTGSDNEIHSHGPLVSNILPSPDLTDTSYLHQNRMNMPPSILENIQESFNYSNQDLRSDKYSNRDCDTYSEQYRDYDTHGDHMTLPYMSPVGRNHLSGSTQIINHMRSYQHENIGVLKDSIYDRSRTLGYKSDSPYMSKERIASELYSPRNDNHPANSFQSSVQSLLKNDYQRHKQQQSVDSDRMSEGSDKNPYNFPYTAEEDHSSHTGFRSSEINGSVANGRLNGASALQPMAPLPNVNSSSDREKHDDEETTV